From a region of the Rhinatrema bivittatum chromosome 15, aRhiBiv1.1, whole genome shotgun sequence genome:
- the COL8A1 gene encoding collagen alpha-1(VIII) chain isoform X1, giving the protein MAVHRVLVQLLRLAVVIHLALVRSSRGGAYYGMKQLPPQVAHQYPVLGQPLPHLQYGKEIPQLPQYTKEIPQMQMLGKEMMLRKDGKEIPLAALRGEQGPPGEPGMRGPSGPPGLPGHGMPGVKGKPGPPGPPGYPGIGKPGMPGMPGKPGATGLPGAKGEVGLRGEIGHTGLPGPQGSLGPQGIPGVGKPGTQGFPGQPGQKGEPGPKGQPGIPGLQGPKGDKGIGIPGLPGLKGPPGLLGPPGPIGLPGIGKAGQNGLPGPQGPPGKPGLHGEPGPQGLSGPPGLQGSPGLPGIAKPGQDGLPGQIGLPGEKGEKGLPGPPGPSGLPGLGKPGFPGTKGDRGLDGAPGALGPKGEKGHMGIPGMSGPPGQPGPPGLPGLMGPLGGNGLPGAKGEDGIKGPQGPPGPKGEPGLNGFPGKQGFPGEGGPPGLRGLPGPIGPKGEAGQKGFPGLPGTSGIPGHKGEPGVPGSQGEQGPSGIPGIVGPSGPIGSPGIPGPKGEQGHPGPPGLPGVGKPGFTGPQGPPGKPGALGPPGQRGLPGPPGPPGIPGHPAVIPPTPPVMGQYLPEMGPGIDGMKTSSGYKTKKGKSGGVLYEMPAFTAELTTPFPPVGAPIKFDKMLYNGRQNYNPQTGIFTCEIPGIYYFSYHIHCKGANVWVALYKNNEPLMYTYDEYKKGFLDQASGSLVLQLMPGDSVYIQMPSEQAAGLYAGQYVHSSFTGYLLYPM; this is encoded by the exons ATGGCTGTACATCGTGTCCTTGTGCAACTGCTGAGGCTGGCCGTGGTGATTCACCTGGCGCTGGTAAGATCCAGCCGAGGCGGCGCTTACTACGGCATGAAACAGCTGCCGCCCCAGGTGGCCCACCAGTACCCAGTCCTGGGGCAGCCATTGCCCCACCTGCAGTACGGGAAAGAAATCCCCCAGCTGCCCCAGTACACCAAGGAAATCCCCCAGATGCAGATGCTTGGCAAAGAGATGATGCTCAGGAAAGATGGCAAAG AAATTCCACTGGCTGCCTTGCGAGGCGAGCAAGGTCCACCGGGGGAGCCAGGGATGAGAGGGCCATCAGGGCCCCCAGGATTACCGGGCCATGGGATGCCAGGAGTAAAAGGAAAGCCAGGGCCACCAGGTCCTCCAGGATATCCGGGGATTGGCAAACCGGGTATGCCAGGAATGCCCGGAAAACCAGGAGCCACCGGGCTTCCCGGAGCCAAAGGTGAAGTAGGCCTAAGGGGAGAGATTGGACACACGGGCTTGCCAGGGCCACAAGGATCACTGGGCCCTCAAGGAATTCCTGGAGTTGGAAAACCAGGAACCCAGGGATTCCCTGGGCAGCCAGGGCAAAAAGGTGAACCAGGACCAAAAGGACAACCAGGAATTCCTGGTCTTCAGGGGCCGAAGGGAGACAAAGGAATTGGGATTCCAGGTTTACCAGGACTGAAAGGCCCACCTGGCTTGCTTGGTCCTCCAGGTCCAATTGGACTTCCAGGTATTGGTAAAGCAGGACAGAATGGGCTTCCAGGGCCACAAGGACCTCCAGGTAAACCTGGTCTGCATGGTGAACCAGGGCCACAAGGCCTAAGTGGACCACCTGGGCTTCAGGGTTCACCTGGCCTTCCTGGAATTGCAAAGCCAGGCCAAGATGGACTGCCTGGTCAAATCGGTCTTCCAGGTGAAAAAGGTGAAAAAGGTCTACCAGGTCCACCAGGACCATCAGGCCTACCAGGGTTAGGCAAACCAGGTTTTCCAGGAACAAAAGGTGACCGGGGCTTGGATGGTGCTCCTGGAGCACTTGGACCTAAAGGTGAGAAAGGCCACATGGGTATCCCTGGTATGAGTGGTCCTCCAGGACAGCCAGGTCCACCAGGTCTCCCAGGATTAATGGGTCCTCTGGGTGGAAATGGATTGCCAGGAGCCAAAGGTGAAGATGGCATAAAAGGCCCTCAAGGGCCTCCAGGTCCCAAAGGTGAGCCGGGTTTAAATGGGTTTCCAGGAAAGCAAGGTTTTCCGGGTGAAGGTGGACCTCCAGGTCTGAGAGGGCTGCCAGGACCAATAGGGCCAAAAGGAGAAGCTGGTCAGAAAGGTTTCCCCGGGCTTCCAGGTACTTCTGGGATACCTGGACATAAAGGTGagcctggagttcctgggagccaaGGTGAACAAGGCCCTTCTGGAATTCCAGGAATTGTAGGACCAAGTGGCCCAATTGGATCTCCTGGCATTCCAGGTCCTAAAGGTGAACAAGGTCATCCAGGCCCACCTGGGCTTCCTGGAGTAGGTAAACCTGGTTTTACAGGACCACAGGGACCACCAGGGAAACCTGGAGCTTTGGGTCCCCCTGGTCAACGTGGTCTGCCAGGCCCTCCTGGGCCTCCAGGTATCCCGGGACATCCAGCAGTTATTCCCCCTACACCGCCAGTCATGGGACAGTATTTGCCAGAGATGGGACCAGGAATAGATGGCATGAAAACATCGTCAGGCTACAAAACCAAAAAAGGCAAGAGCGGAGGTGTTCTGTATGAGATGCCAGCGTTTACAGCGGAGCTAACCACACCTTTTCCACCAGTTGGAGCACCTATAAAATTTGACAAGATGCTATACAATGGCAGGCAGAACTATAACCCACAAACGGGTATTTTCACCTGTGAAATCCCAGGAATTTACTATTTTTCATACCACATTCATTGCAAAGGTGCTAATGTTTGGGTTGCCTTATACAAGAACAATGAACCTTTAATGTATACGTATGATGAATACAAGAAGGGTTTTCTGGACCAAGCTTCTGGCAGTCTGGTGCTTCAGCTGATGCCTGGCGATAGCGTTTATATACAGATGCCCTCCGAACAGGCAGCCGGACTCTATGCTGGCCAATACGTTCATTCGTCTTTCACTGGGTATTTATTGTATCCTATGTAA